CTGTGGTTCACTTACTTTGTTCCTGAAAGAATTCAGCAGTGCTTCACGGGTCTgtcaaaatcagaataaaagcAAAGTTTGATGAAAACATTTCCAAGGATTTTTTTGATAACTGTtgataataattttattaaaataactgaaataacacagAATAAACCTGAGAACAACTACAACAATAATGACATCGATTCAGCTGTGGATTTTAGATCATGCGTTCCTGCCATTGGCTTCAaactttaaatatattcaaatgtTATCACAGTGATACAGCAGCATGTAACTAAACTAGGTAGGCCTCTTATCTCTAGAAGTAAATGACTTTACCATTCTGTCCCCCAGGCACGTGgtcaacaaaataaacaaaccctagaaatgaaaaacaagcattttttttaaaaaaaaaacaagcgaTACTTTTAGCAGAACAGATATTGAGTCTGATCAGTTTAATAATTGTGACCATACCTGGAATGCGTTGAGCACAACAAAAGCGTAGTTCACAGCTAAAGTCACAGCTCCAGCTGTGAGGTCCAGACTAAATGTTGCAAATCCAAAAATCCATGGCAAACCAAAGATTGGAGTCAGAAGAATAACTGATCTCAGGACAGTTTTGGCGGCCCTTATTTCTTTCTCATGAGACTTTTCTCTGCTCCTATGGTCTAAAAGCTTCATGATTACCACTATCATGGCAAACAAATTGATAATCACAATTATACCAACTGGGAGAATGAATGTATAGATGGTTCCTTTCAGAATTCCAGAATAAACCAGCCAACAGGTCTTCTCGTTAAAATACGCGCCTTGAGCGCCGGCGTTGTTGGTGAGAAATGTGATGAAAACAATGAGAAAAGGACAAACGTAGCCCAGGATCAACGAGAACCTCAGATAGGTTTTCTTGCTCACTTTGTGGAACAGGAAAACTGCCTGATGAAGGAGCGTGGTGCTCAGGCTCAACATCCAAAAGAACATGGCCAGGTAGCAGAAATGCTTCAGAAGAGCCGCGATTCTACACCAGATTTCTGAAATGATCTTTGGGTTAGAAGACGACAGAAAACAGCAATCTGCCACCagcaaacaaagagaaatgttcACATGAGCGGTGTGGCGCAAATATAGAGTATTTGTCTTGACTACTTTGCTCCAGACGGTCAGTTCTATCAGGAGGCTGATAACGAGTGACACCACTGACGCAGAAAGTCCAGCGTACGTTATCTCGGTCATGTAAGGGATTTCAATGGGATACCTGGACATCAGAATGGCAAATGAAGTCAGATGATTGCAAGTGCACTCGTCAGGTTTAGAAGCACCCCCCCAGACACATCCTTCAGCTGTCCAATTGCTCTGGTTGTAGTTCCATGAGACACATTGCAGACCAACATCGGGAGGCCTTGGTGTGAGCAATGGGAACTTTATTGTAATCTGAAGGTTTTCTTTTCCCTGTTGAGTGGTTGTTGACACAACAATGCTGTTGATGTTAGATGTGTTTGTTCTATTGGGCAAATAGTCCTGCAGGTTATTGAATCCAGCTGTTTTTACGATGCCATTTCCTGAGCTTTGAACAGTGACTGAGGCATTGAACACCGTATTGGTGCATTTATCTTCGCTGCATGTCTGTACACGTAAGTTGGTTTGATCAGAACCATTACTTATGTTTGATATCGCAATTAAATTCTCAACTGACTTCAGATATTTCTCAGCCAGGTTTTGGTTGCTTTCAGGATTCTGTGGATTCCACGAGTTTCTAAGAGATTCATCCAGCAGATTACTAGACGAGGCCAGGAAATtctgaaaagaaagacaaaggtTTGCAGCTCATATAGCTGTGATGTTctcattaaaaaataatcataaaaaatgaGTTAgtcttctgcagctgttttatgGTATATGGTTTAAATTAGCAATGAACTTAATGGAAAAGTTAAATAGTGAGACTGTACTACTAATTTATGTTAATAGGACTCGAGTGAATAAATACATTGACCAATACTGgagatttgtttcattgtaactCTTAAGGATTGTAACTTTAAATACGAGTATTTATACTTATCAATcttaatgttttaaatgtttttaaatagtaataaaaaagaTATTCTTTGGTACTTACATTACTTGTGGTTGTATCATTTACACCATGGTCTTTCAGAATGGTGGACATGGTGCTGATCACTTCAACTGATGCATTCAAATTAGTGTTAATAGTCCGTGGATTTTGAGTGGCATTGGTAAGATTAGAAAATATTGACTCTGCATTTTTATCTAATGCCCCAAGTCCAGTGCCAGAAATCTATAACAAGAGCACATATGTATTAGGCAAGCTTAATTGTGTCAGATAACGACTTTAACAAAAGCACTAGAGTCCTTTCCATTTTCCTGTCCTGTAAAAATAGCAAAACAGTTGGATAATTTGTTGCTTTATATTAATACGATTACGTTcctttcatatttaaaaaaacaaaataaaaaactaacaaaTGATAAGATGATAACCTCAGTTATGAAATTTAGGCTTACTATTGCATTTTGTAGTATATTGTCAAGGTCGAAGTTCACACATCTTGATTCTTCCTTTCCCCATATCCCCTTTAAGctgaaaatattaattaaaaaaataaatgtcacaCATAAATTCTATTATATATACTGCTTAAATATTTTTCCTAATCAAAATGCAAACAATTATAGTTTTGGACAGTAAAAGAAACAGAACTTTTAAtctaaatacataaataaaaataattttaaaaagaactgaTACATTATTACATACTACACATGATTGGTTATATTCTTACTCGCATTGCCTTGTTCTTTGCCCAGCAGAGTTTGTGCATTTTAAAACTGCAGTAAAATTAGCTTTTGTGTCTTCCCAGTCGCCTTCAGCTGCACAGTAGTTACCATTTACTGTTTTAGGGAAGAAAATTTCATATAGTTACAAAGACAATATCAAAATATAACTTAgagaaaaatatgttaaaactgaatttgtgtcacaaaaaatatttcctgttaagataatataaatatttgatCCTTCAATGAAGTAATAAGTATTTCCAGAATTTAGTCATGACTGCACAATCCTTGCCCAATTTTACCCAAACGTATTTTACATTGTAGTATAATTCAGTATGTCACAATTACTATATTATTATACACTAATATCGTGAACCCTCTTTTGATTGCAAGGTTTTATATATCAggatgtaataaaaaaaacttgtctGGACTATAGCAAGTTCTGAAATTATATAATTACAACCTCAGATAAACAAATGGCCTCACATGCAACTCTAGAAAACTTATACAGTACACAGATtagttcatggttgactcagTGACTGAAAGGTGCCCGGGTCCTGTCCCATCACAGGACCTGGACATCACCCCTTCATT
This is a stretch of genomic DNA from Pelmatolapia mariae isolate MD_Pm_ZW linkage group LG16_19, Pm_UMD_F_2, whole genome shotgun sequence. It encodes these proteins:
- the LOC134646329 gene encoding adhesion G-protein coupled receptor F3-like, with translation MGRSLWIPIFKKCNWRVCFNYREITLHSLPGKNFLASSSNLLDESLRNSWNPQNPESNQNLAEKYLKSVENLIAISNISNGSDQTNLRVQTCSEDKCTNTVFNASVTVQSSGNGIVKTAGFNNLQDYLPNRTNTSNINSIVVSTTTQQGKENLQITIKFPLLTPRPPDVGLQCVSWNYNQSNWTAEGCVWGGASKPDECTCNHLTSFAILMSRYPIEIPYMTEITYAGLSASVVSLVISLLIELTVWSKVVKTNTLYLRHTAHVNISLCLLVADCCFLSSSNPKIISEIWCRIAALLKHFCYLAMFFWMLSLSTTLLHQAVFLFHKVSKKTYLRFSLILGYVCPFLIVFITFLTNNAGAQGAYFNEKTCWLVYSGILKGTIYTFILPVGIIVIINLFAMIVVIMKLLDHRSREKSHEKEIRAAKTVLRSVILLTPIFGLPWIFGFATFSLDLTAGAVTLAVNYAFVVLNAFQGLFILLTTCLGDRMTREALLNSFRNKAPPTISESSTKVESTTKKS